TTTTATATATTTTATATATATTAATATATATATAAATTATATTTAAATTTTTTTTTTTAATTGAAATTATGTTTTAAAATAAAAAAATTATGTTATTTTTTTTTTTATAGATTAATTTTTTTATTTTTTAGATAATCTTGTTTTTTTTTTTTGTTATAAGGTTAAAACGAATATATATATATATAGAATAGAATTTTCTATGTATAATTTTGATATTATAATTTTGATATCAGATCGCTAAAATTTAGAAATCCAAGAAAAAAAAAAAAACTTCGCGGGCGAATATTTACTCTTTCAATATTTATTTCATTTGTAGAGATAACCCATGATCTTTCAGAATAAATGGATTGTCTTATGGTTCTTTTCGCTATCCTCCCAATAAATCATTAAGACTTGTTTTCAAAAAAATCTTATGTATTTACAGGTTCCGTCGTTCCCATCGCTTCTCCATTAATGGTTAGGTCTTAATTTTACAATGGAGCCTTTTTGTTCTTGAGTCAATCTTCTCAGTCTTTATTGGCTCGAGGCTCTTGATTTTTTGTTTTATGAACGGATTAGTTTAATTATAGATCAATTGGTATTGATGCTTTACTACATTAGCTTTTATATGATGACTCATAGACCTTACATATTGGAATCATATATCATTGATATTCTTTGATATTCTTTTTCTTTCTTTCACCCTTCCACTTATCTGCATAATTTTTTATTTTGATTTACAACTCATAATCAGATTGGTTTTTCTTTTGTTTGTGTAAAAAGGATTTCAATTGTTACAATGATATGACCAATATATCATATCTTGATTGTTTCTTTGGATCCAGATAATGTAAAGCGATGAGTTGGTTATTAGTTGTATACTTATACTTATTAGTTCATAGTATGGGTCAGTCCTTTTTTTAATCCTGACTCTAAAAAACCAACGAGTCACACACTAAGCATAGCAATTATATCAAATTATCAATCGAATTTTTTATTTTATTTAACCCTATAGAAATAGACTTAAAATTGCTTTTCTTTTTTTTTTTTTTTTGTTTTGATTAAACAAAAAAAAAAAAAAAAAGAATGAAAGAGTTTTGTCATTTTTTTGTTCTATCAATGGATATAATGTAAAGACAATTCAAGTAAGGGTTTATTATTTCTTGTCTGGAAATATCCAAATTTTTATGCCCAATACCCCATAAATAGTTCTAACTGTATACGAACAATAATCAATTTTAGCTCCAATGGTTTGTAGAGGAACTCTACCCTCTCTAATCCATTCGACGCGTGCAATTTCTTTTCCGTCAAGACGTCCCGCAATTTGCACTTGAATTCCTTTTGTATCTGTCTGTTCAGTTAATTCAATAGCTTTTTTCATTGCTTTGCGAAATGAAACTCTATTCTTTAATTGTCCGGCTATAAATTCTGCAAGAATAGTAGGGTGCCCATAGGGGTTTGTAATTCTTGTAATAGTAATATTGAGTTTTCGATTCACACAATTAAGTTCTTTTTGTACATTCATCTGCAATTCTTCGATTCGTTTAGGTCTACTTTCTATTAATAATTTTTGGAATCCCATATATATTATGACCTGAATCACATCAATTCGTTTTTGAATCTCTATACGTGCAATTCCTTCAATACCAGAAGATATTTTCGCATTTTTTTTTACATAATTCTTGATACAGTTTCTTATTTTTTGATCTTCTTGTAGACCCTCAGAGTAATTTTTTGGTTGTGCAAACCAAAGAGAATGATGACTTTGGGTTGTACCAAGTCTGAAACCAAGTGGATTTATTTTTTGTCCCATAATCCCCCACTATTTACTATACATATCATGAAATGTCGTATCTGTGGATTTCATTTTTTTTATCCATCCCCGGTTTTTTGATCATATGTTATATTCTTCATATTCTTCATATAAGGATATATTTTTTAATATAATAGTTATATGACAAGTTGATCTTTTTATCAGATAACCCCGTCCTCGAGCCTGAGGTTTTAATTTTTTCACAGTAGTGCCTTCATTGACTTCGGCTTTACTAATGATTAAATTGACTTCGTTGAAACCCATATTGTGACTAGCATTTGCTGCTGCAGAATAAATCAATTTAAAAAGGGGATAACATGCTCGATAAGGCATGAGCTCGAGTATCATAAGTGTTTCTTCGTAAGAACGTCCACGAATCTGATCAATTATTCTTCGTGCTTTGTGAGGGGACATACATATATGTTGGCCTAAAGCATATACTTCTGTATATGGGTCTCTCTTTCTCTTTCTTTTATTTATCATAAGATTCACCTCTTTTTAATGAACGAAAAATATTTATATTTGATTTGCCTTTTTTTTTAATATTAATGGAATTAATATTAACGATGAGATTTATTATCATTTTTTGCATGTCCCTGGAAATTTAGAGTAGGTGAAAATTCTCCCAATTTATGACCCACCATACGGTCTGTTATATAAATAGGTAAATGTTCCTTTCCATTATGGATAGCAATAGTATGGCCAATCATTGTGGGTATAATGGTAGATGTCCGGGACCACGTTTTTATTATTTGTTTTTCTGCTTTATTGTTAAGCTTATTTATTTTTTTTAATAAATGATTTGCTACAAAAGGATTTTTTTTTAGTGAACGTGTCACAGTTAATTCTCCTTATTTTTTTTTTTTTTTTTTGAAAAGACGAAGAAACAAATTCTATTTTTTCTCCTATTTACTACGGCGACGAAGAATCAAATTATCACTATATTTATTCCTTTTTCTACTTCTTCTTCCAAGTGCAGGATAACCCCAAGGGGTTGCGGGTTTTTTTCTACCAATTGGGGCCCTCCCTTCACCACCCCCATGGGGATGGTCTACAGGGTTCATAACTACTCCTCTTACTACAGGACGCTTACCTAGCCAACATTTAGATCCGGCTCTACCCAAATTTTTCTGGTTCACCCCAGTATTCCCTACTTGTCCGACTGTTGCTGAGCAGTTTTTGGATATTAAACGAACCTCCCCCGAAGGTAATTTTAATGTGGCTGATTTCCCCTCTTTTGCAATCAGTTTCGCTACAGCACCTGCAGCTCTAGCTAATTGTCCACCCTTTCCAAGTGTGATTTCTATGTTATGTATGGCCGTGCCTAAGGGCATATCGGTTGAAGTAGATTCTTCTTTTTGATCAATCAAAACCTCTTCCCAAACTGTACAAGCTTCTTCCAAAGCATACGGCTTTCTGGGTGTAGATGATGATATCTATACAGATGGATCTTATATATCGTAAAATGAAATAAAGTACTACATGAGTGGATATATAGGAATCCAAATCTGCTGAATCACTCATGTTATGCTCTTCTACATCCTAGGTCTTCCCGTTCCTTCATCTGGCTTATGTTCTTCATGTAGCATTCAGACCGAATGACTCTATGAAATTACGTCGATACTTCCACATATCATATTAGGGGTAACGTAGGAGACATTTCTATTTTTCCCCCGGGGAATCTTTAGAATTCCCACTGCTTAGCTTTCAATTCGCCTCTGACCATCAAATGAAATGTGAATAACCCGTCCTCCTCTCTTTGAAACAAGGGGCACTTCTGGTTCTGTCGGTGCTTGAAACAATTTTGTCTTCTCCATATTACTATATCTCTAGAGTCAATAATTTTCTATGAGGAACTACTGAACTCAATCACTTGCTGCCGTTACTCTTCAGTTTTCTGTTGAGGTCTATCCTGTAGAGGTACTCAAATTGGATCAGTGATCGATTTCTAGGTTTCGTCGTAAACCTAATTGGTTACTTCCAATTACGTAAATCAATAGTTCAAACCGCACTCAAAGGTAGGGCATTTCCCATTTTTATAGGAACTTCTGTACCAGAAATAACGGTATCTCCAATTATAGCCCCTCTGGGATGTAAAATATATCTCTTCTCACCATCCCCATAGTGTATGAGACAAATGTATGCATTTCGATTAGGGTCGTATTCTATGGTTACGATTCTACCATATATGTCTTTTTCATTCCGTCGAAAATCGATTTTACGGTATAGACGCTTATGACCTCCCCCTCTATGTCTTGCGGTAATGATTCCTCTGGCATTACGGCCTTTACCACAACGATGCTGTCCATAGATCAAATTCTTTCGTGTATTTCGTGTATTGGATTTCGCTTGACTGTCTACGGCTCCATTGCGTGTGCTCGGGGTAGAAGTTTTGTATAAATGTATCGCCATGCTATTAAGTATTTTGATTTAAGTTCTTTTCTTTCTAAGAGGTGGAATAGAATAACCCGGTTGAAGCGTAATGATCATACGTCTGTAATGCATTGTATGTCCCATAATAGGTCTCATTCTTCTACCCTTTCCCGGGAGTCGATGGCTATTCATAGCTATTACCTTGACACCAAAGAAGAGTTCGACCCAATGCTTTATTTCTGTCCTAGTTGATCCTGATTCGACATTAAAAGTATATTGATTTTTCACCAATAACCGAATACTTTTGTCTGTAAATACTGCATATTTGATTCCATCCATAAATCTATTTTCTTCCCTATGAGTTCTAGTCTCAATAAGAATGCTAGTTCTTACTGTTCATATGTTATGATATGAATATACCACACCAATTCGTTATGTATGGATGATGAGATTCCATTGATACAGAGCCAATTCCAATAGACTTATTGGAGGGTCCCATTGGTGTGCATCCAGTAGGAATTGAACCTACGAATTCGCCAATTATGAGTTGGGCGCTTTAACCATTCAGCCATGGATGCTTAGCGGGGATCCTCGTACATGGTGAATAACCAAATTCCAATTGAAATAAAATCTTTAGGATAAATCAATGCAATTTAGGAGGAATCAATGAAAGGACATCAATTCAAATCCTGGATTTTCGAATTGAGAGAGATATTGAGAGAGATCAAGAATTCTCACTATTTCTTAGATTCATGGACCCAATTCAATTCAGTGGGATCTTTCATTCACATTTTTTTCCATCAAGAACGTTTTATAAAACTCTTGGACTCCCGAATTTGGAGTATCTTACTTTCACGCAATTCACAGGGTTCAACAAGCAATCGATATTTCACGATCAAGGGTGTAGTACTATTTGTAGTAGTGGTCCTTATATATCGTATTAACAATCGAAAGATGGTCGAAAGAAAAAATCTCTATTTGACAGGGCTTCTTCCTATACCTATGAATTCCATTGGACCCAGAAATGATACATTGGAAGAATCCTTTGGGTCTTCCAATATCAATAGGTTGATTGTTTCGCTCCTGTATCTTCCAAAAGGAAAAAAGATCTCTGAGAGCTCTTTCCTGGATCCGAAAGAGAGTACTTGGGTTCTCCCAATAACTAAAAAGTGTATCATGTCTGAATCTAACTGGGGTTCGCGGTGGTGGAGGAACTGGATCGGAAAAAAGAGGGATTCTAGTTGTAAGATATCTAATGAAACCGTTGCTGGAATTGAGATCTCATTCAAAGAAAAAGATATCAAATATCTGGAGTTTCTTTTTGTATATTATATGGATGATCCGATCCGCAAGGACCATGATTGGGAATTGTTTGATCGTCTTTCTCCGAGGAAGGGGCGAAACATAATCAACTTGAATTCGGGACAGCTATTCGAAATCTTAGTGAAAGACTGGATTTGTTATCTCATGTTTGCTTTTCGTGAAAAAATACCAATTGAAGTGGAGGGTTTCTTCAAACAACAAGGAGCTGGGTCAACTATTCAATCAAATGATATTGAGCATGTTTCCCATCTCTTCTCGAGAAAGAAGTGGGCTATTTCTTTGCAAAATTGTGCTCAATTTCATATGTGGCAATTCCGCCAAGATCTCTTCGTTAGTTGGGGGAATAATCCGCACGAATCGGATTTTTTGAGTAACATATCGAGGATTTGGTTAGACAATGTGTGGTTGGTAAACAAGGATCGGTTTTTTAGCAAGGCACGGAATATATCGTCAAATATTCAATATGATTCCACAAGATCTAGTTTCGTTCAAGGAAGGAATTCTAGCCAATTGAAGGGATCTTCTGATCAATCCAGAGATCATTTCGATTCCATTAGTAATGAGGATTCGGAATATCACACATTGATCAATCAAAGAAAGATTCAACAACTAAAAGAAAGATCGATTCTTTGGGATCCTTCCTTTCTTCAAACGGAACGAACAGAGATAGAATCAGACCGATTCCCTAAATGCCTTTCTGGATATTCCTCAATGTCCCGGCTATTCACGGAAGGTGAGAAGGAGATGAATAATCATCTGCTTCCGGAAGAAATCGAAGAATTTCTTGGGAATCCTACAAGATCCATTCGTTCTTTTTTCTCTGACAGATCGTCAGAACTTTATCTGGGTTCGAATCCTACTGAGAGGTCCACTAGAGATCAGAAATTGTTGAAGAAAGAACAAGATGTTTCTTTTGTCCCTTCCAGGCGATCGGAAAATAAAGAAATAGTTAATATATTCAAGATAATCACGTATTTACAAAATACCGTCTCAATTCATCCTATTTCATCAGATCCGGGATGTGATATGGTTCTGAAGGATGAACTGGATATGGACAGTTCCAATAAGATTTCTTTCTTGAACAAAAATCCATTTTTTGATTTATTTCATCTATTCCATGATCGGAACGGGGGGGGATACACGTTACACCACGATTTTGAATCAGAAGAGAGATTTCAAGAAATGGCAGATCTATTCACTCTATCAATAACCGAGCCGGATCTGGTGTATCATAAGGGATTTACCTTTTTTATTGATTCCTACGGATTGGATCAAAAACAATTCTTGAATGAGGTATTCAACTCCAGGGATGAATCGAAAAAGAAATCTTTATTGGTTCTACCTCCTATTTTTTATGAAGAGAATGAATCTTTTTATCGAAGGATCAGAAAAAAATGGGTCCGGATCTCCTGCGGGAATGATTTGGAAGATCCAAAACAAAAAATAGTGGTATTTGCTAGCAACAACATAATGGAGGCAGTCAATCAATATGGATTGATCCTAAATCTGATTCAAATCCAATATAGTACCTATGGGTACATAAGAAATGTATTGACTCAATTCTTTTTAATGAATAGATCCGATCGCAACTTCGAATATGGAATTCAAAGGGATCAAATAGGAAATGATACTCTGAATCATAGAACTATAATGAAATATACGATCAACCAACATTTATCGAATTTGAAACAGAGTCAGAAGAAATGGTTCGATCCTCTTATTTTTCTTTCTCGAACCGAGAGATCCATGAATTGGGATCCTAATGCATATAGATACAAATGGTCTAATGGGAGCAAGAATTTCCAGGAACATTTGGAACATTTCATTTCT
The sequence above is a segment of the Hevea brasiliensis chloroplast, complete genome genome. Coding sequences within it:
- the rpl2 gene encoding ribosomal protein L2; its protein translation is MAIHLYKTSTPSTRNGAVDSQAKSNTRNTRKNLIYGQHRCGKGRNARGIITARHRGGGHKRLYRKIDFRRNEKDIYGRIVTIEYDPNRNAYICLIHYGDGEKRYILHPRGAIIGDTVISGTEVPIKMGNALPLTDMPLGTAIHNIEITLGKGGQLARAAGAVAKLIAKEGKSATLKLPSGEVRLISKNCSATVGQVGNTGVNQKNLGRAGSKCWLGKRPVVRGVVMNPVDHPHGGGEGRAPIGRKKPATPWGYPALGRRSRKRNKYSDNLILRRRSK
- the rps19 gene encoding ribosomal protein S19, with translation MTRSLKKNPFVANHLLKKINKLNNKAEKQIIKTWSRTSTIIPTMIGHTIAIHNGKEHLPIYITDRMVGHKLGEFSPTLNFQGHAKNDNKSHR
- the rpl23 gene encoding ribosomal protein L23, which gives rise to MDGIKYAVFTDKSIRLLVKNQYTFNVESGSTRTEIKHWVELFFGVKVIAMNSHRLPGKGRRMRPIMGHTMHYRRMIITLQPGYSIPPLRKKRT
- the rps3 gene encoding ribosomal protein S3; translated protein: MGQKINPLGFRLGTTQSHHSLWFAQPKNYSEGLQEDQKIRNCIKNYVKKNAKISSGIEGIARIEIQKRIDVIQVIIYMGFQKLLIESRPKRIEELQMNVQKELNCVNRKLNITITRITNPYGHPTILAEFIAGQLKNRVSFRKAMKKAIELTEQTDTKGIQVQIAGRLDGKEIARVEWIREGRVPLQTIGAKIDYCSYTVRTIYGVLGIKIWIFPDKK
- the rpl22 gene encoding ribosomal protein L22, encoding MINKRKRKRDPYTEVYALGQHICMSPHKARRIIDQIRGRSYEETLMILELMPYRACYPLFKLIYSAAANASHNMGFNEVNLIISKAEVNEGTTVKKLKPQARGRGYLIKRSTCHITIILKNISLYEEYEEYNI